A stretch of the Bacillus licheniformis DSM 13 = ATCC 14580 genome encodes the following:
- the modA gene encoding molybdate ABC transporter substrate-binding protein, with translation MKKAILTVIAVLTSVVLFAGCQAEKGGSAKGQSEKVQITVSAAASLKDVLTELSSVYEKDHPNVSIKFNFGSSGALQQQIEQGAPADLFFSAAEDKFNRVVDQGLIDKKDSVKLVENSLVLIVPKGKSQHVNSFKDLADDKVEKIAIGKPESVPAGKYAKETLTNLDVWSKVQSKVVYSKDVRQVLSYIETGNADAGIVYRTDALSSDQVETVETAKSDLHTPIVYPLGIVKNTKHREQSEEFYQFLQSDQAVKAMEKYGFKKG, from the coding sequence CGGTTGTTTTGTTCGCCGGCTGCCAAGCGGAAAAAGGGGGATCAGCCAAGGGGCAGTCTGAAAAAGTTCAAATTACGGTTTCCGCGGCTGCGAGTCTCAAGGATGTTTTAACAGAACTTTCCTCCGTCTATGAGAAAGACCATCCGAATGTCTCTATAAAGTTTAATTTTGGTTCATCGGGTGCATTGCAGCAGCAGATCGAACAGGGCGCTCCGGCTGATTTGTTTTTTTCTGCCGCTGAAGACAAATTTAATAGAGTAGTTGATCAAGGGTTAATTGACAAAAAAGACTCTGTCAAGCTGGTCGAAAACAGTCTGGTGCTGATCGTGCCGAAAGGAAAAAGTCAGCATGTCAACAGCTTCAAGGATTTGGCGGATGACAAAGTCGAAAAAATTGCGATCGGCAAACCTGAATCAGTGCCAGCCGGAAAATACGCAAAAGAAACGTTGACGAACCTTGACGTATGGTCTAAAGTGCAATCTAAAGTCGTCTACAGCAAAGATGTAAGGCAGGTCCTTTCTTATATCGAAACAGGCAACGCGGATGCCGGAATCGTTTACCGGACGGACGCCCTTTCATCAGATCAGGTCGAGACCGTAGAGACGGCGAAAAGCGATCTGCATACACCGATTGTCTATCCGCTCGGAATTGTGAAAAATACAAAGCACAGGGAACAGTCTGAGGAATTTTATCAATTCCTGCAAAGCGACCAAGCCGTCAAGGCGATGGAAAAGTACGGATTTAAGAAGGGCTGA
- the modB gene encoding molybdate ABC transporter permease subunit, which yields MLEEFLSPIEISIQVSAAAGIIAVLLGTAAARLLANRNFKGKSIIETVMMLPLVLPPTVVGFFLIVIFGRQSVIGRLIENVFQAPVIFTWWAAVIAAAVVAFPLMYQSAKSGFLAVDRDIEDAARVDGANEWRVFLFVTVPLASNGIMTGIVLSFARALGEFGATLMFAGIIPGVTQTVPTAIYLAIDSGNMTLAWMWVASIAIISFLMLFFVQFKQK from the coding sequence ATGCTTGAGGAGTTCTTATCCCCAATTGAAATTTCCATCCAAGTATCAGCCGCAGCGGGCATCATCGCCGTTTTGCTTGGAACTGCTGCAGCGAGGCTCCTGGCGAACAGAAACTTTAAAGGCAAGTCCATTATCGAGACGGTGATGATGCTGCCGCTCGTTCTGCCGCCGACCGTTGTCGGATTTTTTTTAATTGTGATCTTCGGAAGGCAGAGCGTGATCGGACGCTTGATTGAAAACGTGTTTCAAGCGCCGGTTATTTTTACCTGGTGGGCAGCTGTGATCGCCGCGGCGGTTGTCGCGTTCCCGTTAATGTATCAGTCTGCAAAATCCGGATTTCTGGCTGTCGACCGCGACATCGAGGATGCAGCGAGGGTTGACGGAGCAAACGAATGGAGGGTGTTCCTCTTTGTCACCGTTCCCCTTGCATCCAATGGAATCATGACGGGGATTGTGCTCAGCTTTGCGAGGGCGCTTGGCGAGTTTGGCGCAACGCTGATGTTTGCGGGCATTATCCCGGGGGTGACGCAGACGGTGCCGACGGCGATATACTTGGCGATCGATTCGGGCAATATGACGCTGGCATGGATGTGGGTCGCCTCTATCGCGATCATCTCGTTTTTGATGCTGTTTTTTGTGCAGTTCAAGCAAAAATAG
- the addB gene encoding helicase-exonuclease AddAB subunit AddB — translation MGAVFLSGRSGSGKTTFILNEIREKLRDEPLGKPIIFLVPDQMTFLMEYELSKTPDLGGTIRAQVYSFSRLAWRVLQHTGGMNRPFLTGTGIQMLLRRLIEEHKGEFKVYQNASDKSGFTEQVERMLTEFKRHCLPPQSIRDMMEGTGKSEYEDERILSDKLHDLYILYSKLEENLENQYVQSEDYLTLLAEQIPYAEEIRNAAVYVDGFHQFTPQEMSVLEQLMVHAEEITFSLTADKPFTANSPNDLHLFRMTGKAYYDLYQKAKELGLDPSEVRLEETKRHRHHPELQHLERYFDERPAKPYPGQTESLRIMQASNRRTEIEGIAREIHSLIRQGRFRLRDIAVIARNVEDYKDTIKEVFKDCELPFFIDGKESMQNHPLIELIRSTLDIIKGNWRYEAVFRCVKTELLFPEGQPKERLREQIDQLENYCIAYGIKGDRWTSKDPFVYRRYASLDEDFAKTDKEIETENMLNELKGWIVPPIHRLQKRLKKAETVREMAEAVYLYLEEADVPMKLEQERRLAEEGGRIAESRQHEQVWDAVIQLLDEFVEMMGTERISFALFQQMIETGLESLKFALIPPALDQVFIGNMDLSRMYGTKCTFLIGVNDGILPARPADDGVLSDEDREWLKRNGAQLAATGREQLLDENFLIYMTLSSPSEKLYVSYPIADSEGKTLLPSTVVKRLNELFPDSEEKMLIHEPEQLDDEAQLEFLVNKGIALSHLAGQLGIWTRQYAISDVWWSTYNFLMNEPDRIFSQNILSSLFFRNKVENLNRHVSRDLYGEHIQGSVSRMETFKACPFSHFASHGLKLKERQFFKLEAPDIGQLFHSALKLISDRLHELKLDWRDLTKAQCETLSSDAVERLAPKLQKEILLSSNRHHYVKQKLQKIIARVSGILSEHAKASGFAPVGIELGFGGKGPLPPMRFTLKNGCTMELVGRIDRVDKAESSKGLLLRIVDYKSSDKGLDLAEVYYGLALQMLTYLDLSITHSTDWLGMKASPAGVLYFHVHDPMIQASVPLGLDEIEKEIFKKFKMKGLLLGDQEAVKLMDTTLEQGRSNIISAGLKKDGSLRSDSDVVAEEDFHVLRRHIRRTFQQAGEEITDGKVSIEPYKLKDRTPCTYCSYRSFCQFDESLEENEYRILKPEKDSVILERLKKEDEADGDF, via the coding sequence GTGGGAGCAGTATTTTTATCAGGCAGATCCGGGAGTGGGAAAACGACCTTTATCCTGAATGAAATCAGAGAAAAACTTCGCGATGAACCGCTCGGAAAACCGATCATTTTTCTAGTCCCGGATCAAATGACGTTTTTAATGGAATACGAGCTTAGCAAAACACCAGATTTGGGCGGCACCATCCGCGCCCAAGTGTACAGTTTTTCACGGCTTGCCTGGCGAGTGCTCCAACACACCGGAGGCATGAACCGGCCGTTCTTGACGGGAACGGGCATTCAGATGCTGCTGCGGAGACTGATTGAAGAGCATAAGGGCGAGTTTAAAGTCTATCAAAACGCAAGCGATAAAAGCGGATTTACGGAGCAGGTGGAACGGATGCTGACCGAATTTAAACGGCACTGTCTGCCGCCTCAAAGCATCCGGGATATGATGGAAGGGACAGGCAAGTCGGAATACGAAGATGAACGGATTCTTTCCGATAAATTGCACGACTTATATATTTTGTACAGCAAGCTTGAGGAAAATCTGGAGAATCAATATGTTCAATCTGAAGATTATTTGACCCTTTTAGCCGAACAGATTCCGTATGCGGAAGAGATTAGAAACGCTGCCGTTTACGTTGACGGATTTCACCAATTCACGCCTCAGGAGATGAGCGTACTAGAACAGCTGATGGTACATGCCGAAGAGATCACGTTTTCGCTGACGGCGGATAAGCCGTTTACGGCAAACAGCCCGAATGATCTCCATCTGTTCAGGATGACCGGGAAGGCGTACTATGACCTTTACCAAAAGGCGAAGGAACTCGGCCTTGATCCGTCTGAAGTGCGGCTGGAAGAAACGAAACGGCACCGGCATCATCCGGAGCTTCAGCATCTTGAACGCTATTTTGATGAACGTCCTGCAAAACCGTATCCCGGACAGACGGAATCGCTCCGCATCATGCAGGCGTCGAACAGAAGAACCGAGATTGAAGGAATTGCGCGCGAGATTCATTCTTTAATCCGCCAGGGCCGGTTCCGGCTTAGGGATATTGCTGTCATCGCCCGCAATGTTGAAGATTATAAAGATACGATAAAAGAAGTTTTTAAAGACTGCGAACTTCCTTTTTTCATAGACGGCAAGGAATCGATGCAAAATCATCCGCTTATTGAGCTGATCCGTTCGACGCTTGATATCATTAAAGGAAATTGGCGGTATGAAGCCGTGTTCCGCTGTGTCAAAACGGAGCTTTTATTCCCGGAAGGACAGCCGAAGGAACGGCTGCGCGAACAGATTGACCAGCTTGAAAACTACTGTATTGCTTATGGCATTAAAGGAGACAGATGGACAAGCAAAGATCCGTTTGTTTACAGAAGATACGCTTCACTGGATGAGGATTTTGCCAAGACAGACAAAGAGATTGAAACGGAAAATATGCTCAATGAACTAAAGGGCTGGATCGTTCCGCCGATTCACAGGCTGCAGAAGCGCTTGAAAAAAGCTGAAACAGTAAGGGAAATGGCCGAAGCCGTCTACCTTTATCTTGAAGAAGCCGATGTTCCGATGAAGCTTGAACAGGAAAGGCGGCTAGCCGAAGAAGGCGGAAGGATTGCCGAGTCGCGCCAGCATGAGCAAGTATGGGATGCCGTTATTCAACTGTTGGACGAGTTTGTTGAAATGATGGGCACAGAGCGGATTTCGTTTGCGTTATTTCAGCAAATGATCGAAACCGGATTGGAGTCTTTGAAATTCGCGCTGATTCCGCCCGCACTTGATCAAGTGTTTATCGGCAATATGGACCTTTCAAGGATGTACGGCACGAAATGTACATTTCTCATCGGTGTAAACGACGGCATACTTCCGGCGAGGCCTGCGGATGACGGCGTGCTTTCAGACGAGGACAGGGAGTGGCTGAAACGAAACGGCGCACAGCTGGCGGCAACAGGGCGAGAGCAGCTATTGGACGAGAATTTTCTGATCTATATGACGCTTTCAAGCCCGTCTGAAAAGCTTTATGTCTCCTATCCGATCGCTGATTCGGAAGGGAAGACGCTGCTTCCTTCAACAGTGGTGAAACGGCTGAATGAACTGTTCCCGGACAGCGAAGAAAAGATGCTGATTCATGAACCCGAGCAGCTGGACGATGAAGCCCAGCTTGAATTTCTCGTGAATAAAGGCATCGCCTTGAGCCATTTGGCAGGGCAGCTCGGCATCTGGACGAGGCAGTATGCGATCAGCGATGTATGGTGGAGTACATACAACTTTTTAATGAATGAGCCTGACCGCATCTTTTCTCAAAACATCCTGTCCAGCCTGTTTTTCAGAAACAAGGTCGAAAACCTAAACCGGCATGTGAGCCGCGATTTATACGGGGAGCACATTCAGGGAAGCGTGTCGCGGATGGAGACGTTCAAGGCCTGTCCGTTTTCCCATTTTGCTTCGCACGGCTTAAAGCTGAAGGAACGCCAATTTTTCAAGCTTGAAGCTCCGGATATCGGTCAGCTGTTCCACTCTGCGCTGAAGCTGATTTCAGACCGGCTTCACGAGCTTAAACTGGATTGGCGCGACTTAACGAAAGCCCAGTGCGAGACTTTGTCAAGCGATGCAGTTGAACGGCTTGCGCCTAAACTGCAAAAGGAGATTCTGCTCAGTTCGAACCGTCATCATTATGTGAAGCAGAAGCTGCAAAAAATCATTGCCAGGGTATCGGGCATTTTAAGTGAGCATGCAAAAGCAAGCGGCTTTGCCCCCGTCGGCATAGAGCTCGGATTCGGAGGGAAAGGTCCGCTTCCTCCAATGCGTTTCACCTTGAAGAACGGTTGCACGATGGAGCTTGTCGGCCGGATCGACAGAGTGGATAAAGCGGAGAGCTCAAAAGGGTTGCTGCTTAGGATTGTTGATTATAAATCAAGCGATAAAGGCCTCGATTTGGCCGAGGTGTATTACGGGCTTGCCCTGCAAATGCTGACATATCTCGATTTGTCGATCACGCATTCAACCGATTGGCTCGGCATGAAAGCATCCCCGGCAGGCGTGCTCTATTTTCATGTGCACGATCCAATGATCCAGGCTTCAGTGCCGCTCGGCCTTGATGAAATAGAAAAAGAGATTTTCAAAAAGTTCAAGATGAAAGGGCTGCTCCTGGGAGACCAGGAAGCGGTCAAGCTGATGGACACCACCCTGGAACAAGGCAGGTCGAATATTATCAGCGCCGGTTTGAAAAAAGACGGCTCGCTCCGTTCGGATTCTGACGTTGTTGCAGAAGAGGATTTTCATGTATTGAGGCGTCATATCCGCCGGACATTTCAGCAGGCCGGCGAGGAGATCACAGACGGCAAAGTGTCGATCGAGCCTTACAAGCTAAAAGACCGGACACCGTGCACATATTGTTCATACCGGTCATTCTGCCAGTTTGACGAATCGCTTGAGGAAAACGAATACCGAATATTAAAACCTGAAAAAGACAGCGTGATATTGGAGCGGCTGAAAAAGGAGGATGAGGCAGATGGAGATTTCTAA